From one Amycolatopsis sp. FDAARGOS 1241 genomic stretch:
- the nusB gene encoding transcription antitermination factor NusB gives MADKQKPHPNRGGPISRRQARRRAVEILYEASQRGTDAVTLLADRVGSVEVDPIADYTIAVVEGVTAHREQIDELLAEHSQGWTLERMPPVDLAVLRVGVYEMLWSSDVPDPVAIDEAVGLAKELSTDDSPRFVNGVLGRIGTIADRLRAVL, from the coding sequence ATGGCGGACAAGCAGAAACCGCACCCCAACCGCGGCGGCCCGATCAGCCGGCGGCAGGCCCGGCGGCGTGCCGTCGAGATCCTGTACGAGGCCTCCCAGCGCGGCACCGACGCGGTCACCCTCCTGGCCGATCGCGTCGGTTCCGTCGAGGTCGACCCGATCGCCGACTACACGATCGCGGTGGTCGAGGGAGTCACGGCGCACCGCGAGCAGATCGACGAGCTGCTCGCCGAGCACTCCCAAGGCTGGACGCTGGAGCGCATGCCGCCCGTCGACCTGGCCGTGCTGCGCGTGGGCGTCTACGAGATGCTCTGGTCCTCGGACGTGCCGGACCCGGTCGCCATCGACGAGGCCGTGGGCCTCGCGAAGGAACTCTCGACGGACGACTCGCCCCGCTTCGTCAACGGTGTGCTCGGCCGCATCGGCACCATCGCGGACCGGCTCCGGGCCGTGCTCTAG
- a CDS encoding beta-xylosidase, protein MRPFRRGGPRPVRALLALALSGAVVTGCSDSYAQSQAEGPGHGGLAGGEQAPAKPPRQANVALGTANARQSSGVVAAGAADAVYNYGPTVMVEGGKTRMWWCSQYSSAPPPGDDILYAEAPSADGPFTGPGGGAPIAVLSGSPGGFDGVHTCDPSVLRVGGTYYLYYTGAAGDHALGNAIGLATSTDGIHWTRAAGGQPILGPSHDVHRDNVYGAGQPSVVFLDGWYYLMFTDTTGRAAGWNGAGQFVIRSHDPAFRSGVEALGDKGFTPVAGTNAPRERSVVDGFSADLEWIGALDAFAIAHETATGTTLTFWDRDFTLQPYAPLTIPGAWKEGPGLVRRPDGHAPTSVTDPCDTVSLDVVRATAIGSAGAPTGLEHFGLDVRGAGGCSSPDRVTTTFDGVAMPSPDRRMDLFRRGERIRVDRRSVAVALAGEVVDRPLTPVGGIPVKATLKSAAPVVHAYGRGYGVVLGNVLYGLPDTATVGLNGAEVTEIDPRRWDAYAPGLPLGG, encoded by the coding sequence ATGCGCCCGTTCCGTCGCGGGGGTCCGCGACCAGTGCGTGCCCTCCTCGCCCTGGCTCTCTCCGGGGCCGTGGTGACGGGCTGCAGCGACAGCTACGCGCAGTCCCAGGCCGAGGGACCCGGCCACGGCGGCCTCGCCGGCGGCGAGCAGGCTCCGGCGAAACCACCGCGCCAGGCGAACGTCGCGCTCGGCACCGCGAACGCCCGCCAGAGCTCCGGGGTGGTCGCCGCTGGCGCCGCGGACGCGGTCTACAACTACGGCCCCACCGTGATGGTCGAGGGCGGCAAGACCCGCATGTGGTGGTGCAGCCAGTACAGCAGCGCGCCCCCGCCGGGCGACGACATCCTGTACGCCGAAGCGCCGTCGGCCGACGGCCCCTTCACCGGCCCCGGCGGCGGCGCGCCGATCGCCGTGCTGTCCGGCTCGCCCGGCGGATTCGACGGGGTGCACACGTGCGACCCGTCGGTGCTGCGCGTCGGCGGCACGTACTACCTGTACTACACGGGCGCGGCCGGCGACCACGCGCTCGGCAACGCCATCGGCCTCGCCACGAGCACCGACGGCATCCACTGGACACGCGCCGCGGGCGGGCAACCGATCCTCGGGCCCTCGCACGACGTGCACCGCGACAACGTCTACGGCGCGGGCCAGCCGTCCGTGGTGTTCCTCGACGGCTGGTACTACCTGATGTTCACCGACACCACCGGCCGCGCCGCCGGCTGGAACGGCGCCGGTCAGTTTGTGATCCGCTCCCACGACCCGGCGTTCCGCAGCGGCGTGGAAGCGCTGGGGGACAAGGGTTTCACGCCCGTCGCGGGGACGAACGCGCCGCGGGAGCGCTCGGTGGTCGACGGGTTCAGCGCCGACCTCGAGTGGATCGGCGCGCTCGACGCGTTCGCGATCGCCCACGAGACCGCGACCGGCACGACGCTGACCTTCTGGGACCGCGACTTCACGCTCCAGCCCTACGCGCCGCTCACGATCCCCGGCGCGTGGAAGGAGGGCCCCGGTCTCGTCCGCCGGCCCGACGGGCACGCGCCGACCTCGGTCACGGACCCGTGCGACACGGTCTCGCTCGACGTGGTCCGCGCGACCGCCATCGGCTCCGCGGGCGCGCCGACGGGGCTCGAGCACTTCGGCCTCGACGTGCGCGGCGCCGGCGGCTGCTCGAGCCCCGACCGCGTGACGACCACGTTCGACGGGGTCGCGATGCCGTCACCGGATCGCCGGATGGACCTGTTCCGCCGGGGCGAGCGCATCCGCGTCGACCGCCGTTCGGTCGCGGTGGCGCTGGCTGGCGAGGTCGTCGACCGGCCGCTCACGCCCGTCGGCGGCATCCCGGTGAAGGCGACGCTGAAGTCCGCCGCCCCCGTGGTCCACGCCTACGGGCGCGGTTACGGCGTGGTGCTCGGCAACGTGCTCTACGGCCTGCCCGACACCGCGACCGTCGGCCTCAACGGGGCCGAGGTGACGGAGATCGACCCGCGACGGTGGGACGCCTACGCGCCCGGTTTGCCGCTGGGCGGCTGA
- a CDS encoding Xaa-Pro peptidase family protein, protein MPETHAHRRGALRSLITESGVDALLVTDLLNIRYLTGFTGSNAALLVHAGGEDKTVFCTDGRYTTQSAAEVPDLERVTGRASGRVLADLAAREHSAYGRTGFESQHVSVEEHEVLKVRFEKVALVRTPGLVEQLRAVKDEVEVAALRSACAAADRALADLLAAGGLRAGRTELEVARDLENRMLGHGSSEPSFATIVAAGPNSAIPHHQPTGAELREGDFVKLDFGATVDGYHSDMTRTFVLGKAADWQRELYDLVHRAQAAGTAAVSPGAVVSEVDAAARSVIAEAGHGDNFAHGLGHGVGLEVHEAPSLATTGVGTLSAGMAVTVEPGVYLAGRGGVRIEDTLVVRDSGPELLTLTTKDLVAV, encoded by the coding sequence GTGCCTGAAACCCACGCTCACCGCCGCGGCGCATTGCGGTCCCTGATCACCGAATCCGGGGTCGACGCGCTGCTCGTCACCGACCTGCTCAACATCCGCTACCTCACCGGGTTCACGGGGTCCAACGCCGCGCTGCTCGTGCACGCCGGCGGCGAAGACAAGACCGTGTTCTGCACCGACGGGCGCTACACGACCCAGTCGGCCGCCGAGGTGCCCGACCTGGAGCGCGTCACGGGCCGCGCGAGCGGCCGCGTGCTGGCCGACCTCGCGGCGCGCGAGCACTCGGCATACGGGCGGACTGGGTTCGAGAGCCAGCACGTGAGCGTGGAGGAGCACGAGGTGCTCAAGGTGCGCTTCGAGAAGGTGGCGCTCGTGCGCACGCCCGGGCTGGTCGAGCAGCTGCGCGCGGTGAAGGACGAGGTCGAGGTCGCGGCCCTGCGCTCGGCCTGCGCGGCGGCCGACCGCGCGCTCGCCGACCTGCTGGCGGCCGGCGGGCTGCGCGCCGGCCGCACCGAGCTGGAAGTGGCCCGCGACCTGGAGAACCGCATGCTCGGGCACGGCTCGTCGGAGCCGTCGTTCGCCACGATCGTGGCCGCCGGGCCGAACTCGGCGATCCCGCACCACCAGCCCACCGGCGCCGAGCTGCGTGAAGGTGATTTCGTGAAGCTCGACTTCGGCGCGACGGTCGACGGCTACCACTCGGACATGACGCGCACGTTCGTGCTCGGCAAGGCCGCCGACTGGCAGCGCGAGCTCTACGACCTGGTCCACCGCGCCCAAGCGGCGGGCACCGCGGCCGTCTCGCCGGGCGCCGTCGTGTCCGAAGTGGACGCGGCGGCCCGTTCGGTGATCGCCGAGGCGGGCCACGGCGACAACTTCGCGCACGGCCTCGGCCACGGCGTCGGGCTCGAGGTGCACGAGGCGCCGAGCCTCGCTACCACGGGCGTCGGTACACTGTCCGCCGGTATGGCGGTCACCGTCGAGCCCGGCGTGTACCTGGCGGGGCGCGGTGGCGTGCGCATCGAGGACACGCTCGTCGTGCGGGACTCCGGGCCCGAACTCCTCACCCTGACCACCAAGGACCTCGTGGCCGTCTGA
- a CDS encoding aspartate carbamoyltransferase catalytic subunit: MKHLLATDGLDAGTATAVLDTADELKHTLLGREVRKLPTLRGRTVITLFYENSTRTRVSFEIAGKWMSADVINVSASSSSVNKGESLRDTALTLAAAGADCVIIRHPASGAAHRLSGWLAEAGTAVVNAGDGTHEHPTQALLDAATLRERLGSLKDRRVAIVGDVLHSRVARSNIHLLSTLGAEVVLVAPPTLLPVGVETLPVTVSHDLDAELPAVDAVMMLRVQAERMTGGGPGQSFFPSSREYSIAYGLSERRQRLLPDHAVVLHPGPMLRGMEIASAVADSPSAAITEQVRNGVHVRMAVLYHLLASEGAAA; this comes from the coding sequence GTGAAGCACCTGCTCGCCACCGACGGCCTGGACGCCGGCACCGCGACGGCCGTCCTGGACACCGCCGACGAGCTGAAGCACACGCTGCTCGGCCGGGAGGTCCGCAAGCTGCCGACGCTGCGCGGGCGCACGGTGATCACGCTGTTCTACGAGAACTCGACCCGCACGCGCGTGTCGTTCGAGATCGCCGGGAAGTGGATGAGCGCCGACGTGATCAACGTCTCGGCGTCGAGCTCCTCGGTGAACAAGGGCGAGTCGCTGCGGGACACCGCGCTCACGCTCGCCGCGGCCGGCGCCGACTGCGTGATCATCCGGCACCCGGCCTCGGGCGCGGCGCACCGGCTGTCGGGCTGGCTCGCCGAGGCCGGCACCGCGGTGGTCAACGCGGGCGACGGCACCCACGAGCACCCCACGCAGGCGCTGCTCGACGCCGCGACGCTGCGCGAGCGGCTCGGTTCGCTCAAGGACCGCCGGGTCGCGATCGTCGGCGACGTGCTGCACAGCCGCGTCGCCCGCTCGAACATCCACCTGCTCAGCACCCTCGGCGCGGAGGTGGTGCTGGTCGCGCCGCCGACGCTGCTGCCGGTGGGCGTGGAGACCCTGCCGGTCACCGTGTCGCACGACCTCGACGCCGAACTGCCGGCCGTCGACGCCGTGATGATGCTGCGCGTACAGGCCGAGCGCATGACAGGCGGGGGCCCAGGGCAGAGCTTCTTCCCGTCTTCGCGTGAGTACTCGATCGCATACGGCCTGTCGGAGCGGCGTCAACGCCTGCTGCCCGATCACGCCGTGGTGCTGCACCCGGGCCCGATGCTGCGCGGCATGGAGATCGCCTCGGCGGTCGCCGACTCGCCGTCCGCGGCCATCACCGAGCAGGTCCGCAACGGCGTGCACGTCCGCATGGCCGTCCTCTACCACCTCCTGGCCAGTGAAGGAGCCGCCGCATGA
- a CDS encoding IS110 family transposase, translating into MGIDLAVRAQHQASMADEQGRVLWSGHRFRTRSEELDRLWARLPDGVTAAEVTVVMEPTRNAWVPLAAWFRRRGATVVLVSAERSADLRAYYAKHTKSDRMDSVLLARLPLLHPEGLHPERGTGPGDPLRRATKLHSTLVQRRTAGLARLDALLEILGPDWHAALSGDLANKTPLRFLAAGYADPHAVRRLGRARLARFFYRHSRGAWGDPEADRVLAAAAATTELWGEELAFAELADDIAVEARLALAITDEIKDVDERIAVLVAERDPEGLITSAPGVGPVTGAVILGRLGNVNRFSSLAAVRGFSGLIPSLNASGVSGSHGGPTKRGDALLREALFMAASQARRHDPTLAAKYHRLMVEAGKHHNSALCHIATTLLTRIASCWKNHTPYQLRDVNGTPVTAIQAGDIIAQRYTVPEDIRRSHRTTGVGTGQRNKKSPSAPSTGPSNTHAKPHQAA; encoded by the coding sequence ATGGGCATCGACCTCGCGGTCCGCGCGCAGCACCAAGCCAGCATGGCCGACGAGCAGGGACGCGTGCTCTGGTCCGGGCACCGTTTCCGCACCCGCAGCGAGGAACTGGATCGGTTGTGGGCACGGCTGCCCGACGGCGTCACGGCTGCGGAGGTGACGGTCGTGATGGAGCCGACCCGCAACGCGTGGGTTCCGTTGGCCGCGTGGTTTCGCCGACGGGGCGCGACGGTGGTGCTGGTGTCCGCAGAGCGGTCGGCGGATCTGCGCGCCTACTACGCCAAACACACCAAGAGCGACCGGATGGACTCGGTCCTGCTGGCCCGGCTGCCGTTGCTGCACCCCGAAGGACTCCATCCCGAGCGGGGCACGGGGCCGGGCGATCCGCTGCGGCGCGCGACGAAACTGCACTCCACGCTGGTCCAGCGCCGCACCGCCGGCCTCGCCCGGCTCGATGCGCTGCTGGAGATCCTGGGACCGGACTGGCATGCCGCCCTCAGCGGCGATCTGGCGAACAAGACTCCGCTGCGGTTCCTCGCCGCCGGCTACGCCGACCCACACGCCGTCCGTCGCCTCGGCCGTGCGCGGTTGGCCCGATTCTTCTACCGGCACTCCCGCGGCGCCTGGGGCGACCCGGAAGCCGACAGGGTCCTGGCCGCAGCCGCCGCGACCACCGAATTGTGGGGCGAGGAACTGGCCTTTGCCGAGCTGGCCGACGACATCGCCGTCGAAGCCCGCCTCGCGCTGGCGATCACCGATGAAATCAAAGATGTCGACGAACGTATCGCCGTCCTGGTCGCCGAACGTGACCCCGAAGGGCTCATCACCTCCGCGCCCGGCGTCGGACCCGTGACCGGGGCAGTCATTCTCGGACGGCTCGGCAACGTCAACCGGTTCTCGTCCTTGGCAGCAGTCCGCGGTTTCAGCGGCCTTATTCCGTCGCTGAACGCGTCCGGCGTCTCCGGCAGCCACGGCGGCCCGACCAAACGCGGCGACGCCCTGCTCCGCGAAGCATTGTTCATGGCCGCCAGCCAGGCGCGCCGCCACGACCCCACCTTGGCCGCGAAGTATCACCGGCTGATGGTCGAAGCCGGCAAGCACCACAACTCTGCGCTCTGCCACATCGCAACCACCCTGCTGACCCGCATCGCATCATGCTGGAAAAACCACACGCCCTACCAGCTGCGCGACGTCAACGGCACACCCGTCACCGCGATCCAAGCCGGCGACATCATCGCCCAGCGATACACCGTTCCGGAAGACATTCGCCGATCACACAGGACAACCGGAGTGGGGACGGGCCAGCGAAACAAGAAGTCGCCAAGCGCTCCATCGACCGGCCCGTCCAACACCCACGCTAAACCCCACCAAGCGGCTTGA
- a CDS encoding GNAT family N-acetyltransferase, whose product MSAVPELTTERLRLRALTEADTDAVVAVFAGPAMSRYLATDFSDPARARAMAARRLAYTGPDGQGHWAIERAEEVIGVAHLRPSSQLPGDVAELGYFIAAQHAGHGYATEAARALIDHGLHGLGLPAVWALVHEDNAASRAVARRLGFLDVGSGEHYGAEHRVLVALPTAHGKPHHI is encoded by the coding sequence GTGAGCGCGGTCCCGGAGCTCACCACCGAACGGCTCCGGTTGCGGGCACTGACCGAGGCCGACACCGACGCCGTCGTGGCGGTGTTCGCCGGCCCGGCGATGAGCCGGTACCTCGCCACCGACTTCTCCGACCCCGCGCGGGCCCGCGCCATGGCCGCCCGCCGGCTCGCCTACACCGGCCCCGACGGCCAAGGACACTGGGCGATCGAACGCGCCGAGGAGGTCATCGGCGTCGCGCACCTGCGTCCGTCTTCGCAGCTGCCAGGCGACGTCGCGGAGCTGGGCTACTTCATCGCGGCGCAGCACGCCGGTCACGGCTACGCGACGGAAGCCGCCCGCGCGCTCATCGACCACGGCCTGCACGGTCTCGGCCTGCCCGCCGTCTGGGCGCTGGTCCACGAGGACAACGCGGCCAGCCGGGCCGTCGCGCGCCGGCTCGGGTTCCTCGACGTCGGATCGGGTGAGCACTACGGCGCCGAGCACCGCGTGCTCGTCGCCCTTCCCACAGCACACGGGAAACCGCACCACATCTAG
- the aroQ gene encoding type II 3-dehydroquinate dehydratase, with protein sequence MKVFVFNGPNLGRLGKREPDVYGSTTHDDLVALCVDTGKELGLDVEVRQTDHEGELVGWLHEAADAATPVVLNAGAWTHYSIAVRDAAAQVPAPLIELHITNVHKREQFRHHSVLSDIAAGVIVGLGVDGYPLALRWLAANAK encoded by the coding sequence GTGAAGGTCTTCGTCTTCAACGGCCCCAACCTCGGCCGGCTGGGCAAGCGCGAGCCCGACGTCTACGGCTCCACCACCCACGACGACCTCGTCGCCCTGTGTGTGGACACGGGCAAGGAGCTCGGCCTCGACGTCGAGGTGCGCCAGACCGACCACGAGGGCGAACTCGTCGGCTGGCTCCACGAAGCCGCCGACGCCGCCACCCCCGTCGTGCTCAACGCCGGCGCCTGGACGCACTACTCGATCGCCGTGCGCGACGCCGCCGCGCAGGTGCCTGCGCCGCTGATCGAGCTGCACATCACCAACGTCCACAAGCGCGAGCAGTTCCGCCACCACAGCGTGCTCTCCGACATCGCCGCCGGCGTGATCGTGGGGCTCGGCGTGGACGGGTACCCGCTCGCGCTGCGCTGGCTGGCCGCGAACGCGAAGTGA
- the efp gene encoding elongation factor P, which produces MATTNDLKNGLVLNLDGQLWTVTAFQHVKPGKGGAFVRTTLKHVLSGKVVDKTFNAGTKVETATVDRRNMTYLYKDGQDFVFMDGDTYDQITVPAEVVGDNANYMLENTEVQVAVHENEPLYVELPTSVEILIQHTDPGLQGDRSTGGTKPATLETGAEIQVPLFVSTGEKIKVDTRDGRYLGRVSG; this is translated from the coding sequence GTGGCCACCACCAACGACCTGAAGAACGGGCTCGTCCTCAACCTGGACGGCCAGCTGTGGACCGTCACCGCGTTCCAGCACGTCAAGCCGGGCAAGGGCGGTGCGTTCGTGCGCACCACGCTCAAGCACGTGCTGAGCGGGAAGGTCGTCGACAAGACCTTCAACGCCGGCACGAAGGTCGAAACGGCCACCGTGGACCGCCGGAACATGACCTACCTGTACAAGGACGGTCAGGACTTCGTGTTCATGGACGGCGACACCTACGACCAGATCACGGTCCCGGCCGAGGTCGTGGGCGACAACGCCAACTACATGCTCGAGAACACCGAGGTCCAGGTCGCGGTGCACGAGAACGAGCCGCTGTACGTGGAGCTCCCGACCTCGGTCGAGATCCTCATCCAGCACACCGACCCGGGCCTGCAGGGCGACCGCTCCACCGGCGGCACCAAGCCGGCGACGCTCGAGACCGGAGCGGAGATCCAGGTCCCGCTGTTCGTCTCGACCGGCGAGAAGATCAAGGTCGACACCCGCGACGGCCGGTACCTCGGCCGCGTCTCCGGCTGA
- the pyrR gene encoding bifunctional pyr operon transcriptional regulator/uracil phosphoribosyltransferase PyrR encodes MSSRPRGAAEPVGERELLSAGDVARTIARMAHQVIEKTALGAGVSGDASPAGHAPPVLLGIPTRGTPLAARLAGKIGEFSGVVPPSGALDVTLYRDDLRRRPPRALEQTQLPPDGVDDRVVILVDDVLFSGRTIRAALDALRDHGRPRAVQLAVLVDRGHRELPIRADYVGKNVPTARAEGVNVLLSETDGRDAVLLRAPEGEPR; translated from the coding sequence TTGTCGTCACGTCCCCGTGGCGCGGCGGAGCCAGTCGGGGAGCGCGAGCTCCTGTCGGCCGGTGATGTCGCGCGCACCATCGCCCGGATGGCCCATCAGGTCATCGAGAAGACCGCACTCGGTGCGGGTGTTTCGGGCGACGCTTCACCCGCCGGGCACGCGCCACCGGTGCTGCTCGGCATCCCCACCCGCGGTACGCCGCTGGCCGCCCGCCTCGCCGGCAAGATCGGCGAGTTCTCCGGGGTCGTGCCCCCGTCCGGCGCCCTCGACGTCACGTTGTACCGCGATGACCTGCGACGCCGTCCGCCGCGCGCGCTCGAGCAGACCCAGCTGCCGCCCGACGGTGTCGACGACCGCGTGGTGATCCTGGTCGACGACGTGCTGTTCTCCGGCCGCACCATCCGCGCCGCCCTCGACGCGCTGCGCGACCACGGCCGCCCGCGCGCCGTGCAGCTGGCCGTGCTCGTCGACCGCGGCCACCGTGAACTGCCGATCCGCGCCGACTACGTCGGGAAGAACGTGCCCACCGCGCGGGCCGAGGGCGTGAACGTGCTGCTGTCCGAGACGGACGGCCGCGACGCGGTCCTGCTCCGCGCGCCGGAAGGAGAACCCCGGTGA
- a CDS encoding B-4DMT family transporter — protein MLGAWLTRGLVMAVVHAAAMTLLAKWSVFHPTDQTVITSATLAVLVGVAALWSAVDGWRAVAHRGRAWFIAALVAGVVSGVLYVIGRAVFVDQTGVSELGAALTGGAAFSALLVLVPAGLGLFVGGRIRRPAPEAPEAEATDDDSDDGSGSQSGQLELPEPEPAAVATNPRPSPVSRPAANRARRRPTVAGRSPSPRPR, from the coding sequence ATGCTGGGTGCCTGGTTGACTCGCGGGCTGGTCATGGCCGTCGTGCACGCCGCCGCCATGACGCTGCTCGCCAAGTGGTCCGTGTTCCACCCGACCGACCAGACCGTGATCACCTCCGCCACGCTCGCCGTGCTGGTGGGCGTCGCGGCGCTGTGGAGCGCGGTCGACGGCTGGCGCGCCGTGGCGCACCGCGGGCGGGCCTGGTTCATCGCCGCGCTGGTGGCGGGCGTGGTGTCCGGCGTCCTGTACGTGATCGGCCGCGCGGTGTTCGTCGACCAGACGGGTGTGTCGGAGCTGGGCGCGGCGCTCACCGGCGGTGCGGCGTTCTCGGCGCTGCTCGTGCTGGTGCCGGCCGGGCTGGGGCTGTTCGTGGGCGGGCGCATCCGGCGGCCCGCGCCGGAGGCACCCGAGGCGGAGGCCACCGACGACGACTCCGACGACGGTTCGGGCAGCCAGTCGGGTCAGCTGGAGCTGCCGGAGCCCGAGCCCGCCGCGGTCGCCACGAACCCCAGGCCGTCGCCGGTCAGCCGCCCAGCGGCAAACCGGGCGCGTAGGCGTCCCACCGTCGCGGGTCGATCTCCGTCACCTCGGCCCCGTTGA
- a CDS encoding VOC family protein translates to MPDLPRAERSWGRLLGRLGYREFQRRPPGVSWRLGPTYVVVEASPARTGGTHVRTRPGLNHLALHVATRAQVDELAAGGSGRRPLFAAEYPYAGGKAHYAAYLENEDGFEVELVALERPPRREPLTRPG, encoded by the coding sequence CTGCCGGATCTCCCCCGCGCCGAGCGCAGCTGGGGCCGGCTGCTGGGCCGGCTGGGCTACCGCGAATTCCAGCGCCGGCCCCCGGGCGTCAGCTGGCGCCTGGGCCCGACGTACGTCGTCGTCGAAGCCTCGCCCGCGCGGACGGGCGGCACCCACGTGCGCACCCGCCCTGGCCTCAACCACCTCGCGCTGCACGTGGCGACCCGCGCGCAGGTCGACGAGCTCGCCGCCGGCGGATCCGGCCGGCGGCCGCTCTTCGCCGCCGAATACCCCTACGCGGGAGGAAAGGCGCACTACGCGGCCTACCTCGAGAACGAAGACGGCTTCGAGGTCGAACTCGTTGCCCTGGAGCGCCCGCCACGCCGGGAGCCACTCACCCGTCCGGGTTAA
- a CDS encoding transcriptional regulator encodes MGDYAKALGAKLRGIRQQQGLSLHGVEQKSGGRWKAVVVGSYERGDRAVTVQKLAELADFYGVPVVELLPEGRVPSGAEPATKIVINLERLQQLPAEKVGPLARYAATIQSQRGDYNGKVLSIRTEDLRSLAIIYDMTPGELTEQLIDWGVLPPEARPSKED; translated from the coding sequence ATGGGCGATTACGCCAAGGCGCTCGGGGCCAAGCTCCGCGGGATCCGCCAGCAGCAGGGCCTGTCCCTGCACGGGGTCGAGCAGAAGTCGGGCGGCCGCTGGAAGGCCGTCGTCGTCGGCTCGTACGAGCGTGGTGATCGAGCCGTCACCGTCCAGAAGCTGGCCGAACTGGCCGACTTCTACGGCGTGCCGGTGGTCGAACTGCTGCCGGAGGGCCGCGTGCCCTCGGGTGCCGAGCCCGCCACGAAGATCGTCATCAACCTCGAGCGGCTGCAACAGCTGCCCGCGGAGAAGGTCGGCCCGCTCGCGCGGTACGCGGCCACCATCCAGAGCCAGCGCGGCGACTACAACGGCAAGGTGCTCTCCATCCGCACCGAGGACCTGCGGTCGCTCGCCATCATCTACGACATGACCCCCGGCGAGCTCACCGAGCAGCTCATCGACTGGGGCGTCCTGCCGCCCGAGGCTCGTCCGTCCAAAGAAGACTGA
- a CDS encoding dihydroorotase, with translation MTADARTSAEAAPNTVTPLVIKGARPYGEGEPVDVLVEDGVITAIGRFSVPGDAEVVEAGGQVLLPGFVDLHTHLREPGREDTETIETGSAAAALGGYTAVFAMANTDPVADNALVTDHVWRRGQDVGLVDVHPVGAVTVGLKGDKLAELGTMAKGAAAVRVFSDDGVCVADPLLMRRALEYSTALDAVVAQHAEEPRLTVGAQAHEGEHSARLGYPGWPASAEESIVARDCLLAQHAKARLHVCHVSTAGTVDVLRWAKDRGTKVSAEVTPHHLLLTDERLATYDPVNKVNPPLRTGGDVEKLRAALAEGVIDCVATDHAPHAPQDKDTEWSVARPGMLGLQTALSVVVRAMVETGLLDWRGVARVLSERPAAIGNLPDHGRPIEVGEPANLTLVDPGAEWTVRGAELASIAANTPYEGMRLPAVVTVTVLRGRITAREGKIC, from the coding sequence ATGACCGCCGACGCACGCACTTCCGCGGAGGCGGCGCCGAACACCGTCACCCCGCTCGTGATCAAGGGAGCCCGCCCGTACGGCGAGGGCGAGCCGGTGGACGTGCTGGTCGAGGACGGCGTGATCACGGCGATCGGCCGGTTCTCCGTGCCCGGCGACGCCGAGGTGGTCGAGGCCGGCGGACAGGTGTTGCTGCCCGGGTTCGTCGACCTGCACACCCACCTGCGCGAGCCCGGCCGCGAGGACACCGAGACGATCGAGACCGGTTCGGCGGCCGCCGCGCTCGGCGGCTACACGGCCGTGTTCGCGATGGCCAACACCGACCCGGTGGCCGACAACGCGCTGGTCACCGACCACGTGTGGCGGCGCGGGCAGGACGTGGGCCTGGTCGACGTGCACCCCGTCGGGGCCGTGACCGTCGGGCTCAAGGGCGATAAGCTCGCCGAACTCGGCACGATGGCCAAGGGCGCCGCGGCCGTGCGCGTGTTCTCCGACGACGGCGTCTGCGTGGCCGACCCGCTGCTGATGCGCCGCGCGCTGGAGTATTCGACCGCGCTCGACGCCGTGGTCGCGCAACACGCCGAGGAGCCGCGGCTCACGGTCGGCGCGCAGGCGCACGAGGGCGAGCACTCCGCGCGCCTGGGTTACCCGGGCTGGCCCGCGTCGGCCGAGGAGTCCATCGTGGCCCGCGACTGCCTGCTGGCCCAGCACGCGAAGGCGCGCCTGCACGTGTGCCACGTGTCCACCGCCGGCACCGTCGACGTGCTGCGCTGGGCCAAGGACCGCGGCACCAAGGTCTCGGCCGAGGTCACGCCGCACCACCTGCTGCTCACCGACGAGCGCCTGGCCACCTACGACCCGGTGAACAAGGTGAACCCGCCGCTGCGCACCGGCGGCGACGTGGAGAAGCTGCGCGCCGCGCTGGCCGAGGGCGTCATCGACTGCGTCGCCACGGACCACGCACCCCACGCGCCGCAGGACAAGGACACCGAGTGGAGCGTCGCGCGGCCCGGCATGCTCGGGCTGCAGACCGCGCTCTCGGTCGTCGTCCGCGCGATGGTGGAGACCGGCCTGCTCGACTGGCGCGGCGTCGCCCGCGTGCTGAGCGAGCGGCCCGCCGCCATCGGCAACCTGCCCGACCACGGCCGCCCGATCGAGGTCGGCGAGCCGGCCAACCTGACGCTCGTGGACCCGGGTGCCGAGTGGACGGTGCGCGGTGCGGAGCTCGCCAGCATCGCCGCCAACACCCCGTACGAGGGAATGCGGCTGCCCGCCGTGGTGACGGTCACCGTGCTGCGCGGGCGGATCACGGCGCGCGAAGGGAAGATCTGCTGA